CCACTTCCTCTCTGAGCTGCATCAGTCCCATCTGAGAGGGCGGACACGTGGAGGGAGCATACAAGTTTATAGAGAAGCATGAAGGCCCCTGCCTGATTGATGTTGACAAAGGGCAGAGTCTGTCTCTTGTTCCTACAAAGGATGTGAATGTGCCCTCCCATCCTTTAATTGCTGAATCAAAGACTCTTTAAATTTACAGTTAATGTCCAAAGCTCTAGTTTGGAACTGCAGGTGGATACATCCTATGTGCATAGATTCCTTTCAGGCAGTATGAAATGCATCTCATTCTGAAACTTTGGCTCTCACAGGGAAGTCTCACTAGATCTGGCTGCTAAGACAAGTAGCCCAGACTGAGCAGATGCTTCAGGTTCTTAACCAGTGCTGGGCAGATGTTAGCACAAGGCTTACTGCTCAGTGCATGCTGGTGGGGTTGGCACTGCCAGcatgcagccccagctgggcaggagcccagcccttCAGCCCCTCGAGGTCTGATGGCCCTGTCCCTTTGCAGGCGAGGTGGCTCCCCGCAGCAAGCGACGCTGCGTGCTGGAGAGGAAGCAGCCGTACAGCGGCGATGAGTGGTGCTCTGGGCCGGACAGCGAGGAAGACGACAAACCCATCAGCAGTGCACACAGTGAGTGGCTGCCCCTTCAGCGCTCTAAGCTTGGATAGAGCCAGGTCCTTCCTGTGGCTCAGGAGGGCTGATGACACTGGCACCTCtagctgtgcctgtgtgtgctcTCTCAGCTGAGCGTTGTGGGGCCCTGTGCAGTTGGTGGTCGTTGTGCTGTGAGCATGCTGGCCGTGCAGTGAGGCCTTGGACCTGTTTTGTGGAGATGCTACAGGCATGGTGGAGGGAAAGGTGTTGAGGTTGAATGTCCCTGCTGTACGTTGCTCTGGCCACACTACCCTGGTCATAATGGCAGCCAGAGTGCAATGTGCATTGCtcttgctgcagcagctgagtctCTGCCAGGCCACTCAcctttctctctgcagctgtgTTGTAAAGACAGCTGAGTGCAAAGAGGCTCTTTGGGGTCTTGACAGTGGttcaggcagagctgagctggcctGAGGTGTGCTTTTTTTGGGACAATGAACTGTAGGTCTCCTCTGTTTTCCAAAAGCATCAGCATTCTTTGACATTTTATATCTACAATTCACTTTGCTTCCAGACTGTAACAGGGAGAATATCTGAGAGACGGGGCAAGGTCCTGTGGGGCCTGAGATCCCCATGCTCTCTGTTGGAGAACATGTACGTGTAGAAAAGCAAGAAGAGGGTTGCCTCTGTGCCTCCCAGCACATCGTTGCCATTGTCTCTGGAACATCCACTTGCACTTCTCAGCACAGTGCACAGCCTGTGCGGGAAGGGACATCGCTGCTTGCCTTGTCAGCCTGCTCCCAGGTCTGCCTGGCAGAATGGGTGACggtgcccaggggcaggggctggcagtgtccccacacCCAGCAGTGTCTCCGGTGTAAGTGCTGGGTCGggctgcagaagctgctgcccaggggagaggtggctggaggggagcagggagccagcTGGGTTAAGGTAGAGGAAGGCAAGGCATGCCTGTGGTAATTGCAGCGCTTAGTAATATTAATTATGGATCCAGTTTAACGCAGCCGAGGAGCGCGGGCCcggccggcggggccgcgctgctccctgctggcGGCCGGGCCCGCAGCTCTCTGCTCTCTCCGCAGGCTGTCATGTAGCAGATCCTGCCATGTCCACGGCCCCACAGCTTGGCCCAGGGTCCAACCCGCTGCCTAACCTGAGCGACAGCAGCGCTTCCGGCGTGCCCCATGGTGCTGGCCCTGGCTTGCGGCCGGAGGCTGCGGGAGGCGGAGGCGGCGGAACAGGGAAGCAGCCTTCACAGTTTGTTTACGTCTTTACAACGCACCTTGCTAACACGTAAGCGGTAAACCCTGGCCGGCCTTGCCACACCTGCCTGCTGCATGCAGCACGTGAGCACGAGAGAGCTGGAGAAATCCGTGTCTCTCTGGTTGCACTGGGTGGGAAACCTCTGGGGTGTGTGAGGTGTGCTGCCAGTCGCTGCAGGTGGACAAACTTGGACTTAAATGCCCACTTCCTACCAGTGAGGCCTGGCTCTGCACTCCGTTTCACCCACTGTGGAGCCCATGTAGTTGGCATCCAACAAAATGATTCTCCCAAAGCAGTGTGGGCTGCTGTTGTGATTTGTAAGTGTCTAAGGGGAGGGTGTGACAGCGAGTGTAATGTAACACATGGTATTCTCCACACAGTTCCTCTCTTCTGTCCTGTCTTGTCTCAGCCATAGAGTCTTAGAAGTTAGTTTAGTCTAGTCTGTTTAGCCTAGGCTAAAACTAGCCTAGTTTTAGAGCTCTGCTGTAGCGCAGGTTCAGTGTGGGAGATTCCAAAGCATCTTGGTGACAACCACCTTAGGGCAGCAGGCACAAAGCAAAGCCTGTCACAGGACATGGGAAGAGGGAAATTGAATGGCAAGTGATCATCTGTTGGAGATcctcactgggggctgtgcaggaCATATGCAAGGACTCTGAGAACATTCCCCCTCGGTTACCTCCAGGGATTTCTTTCTTCCTGCAGAACTGAAAAACAGAGGGGTCTTGGGTGGGTAGGATGGGGCGCAGTGGTTTGGGTTCTCAAGTGGTCTGTGCTctctccccagagctgcagaagctgtCCTGCAGGGCCGAGCTGACTCCATTCTGGCCTACCATCAGCAGAATGTCCCTCGGGCAAAGCTAGACCAGGTATTCCACCTGTGAAGCAATCGCTCCTGTTGGCACATGCTAACGACTATTACCCTTCCAGTCTGATGTGGTAATTCTCCCCCATCTCCTGGCTCAGCTGTGAAAGAAGGGGTTGCCAGAATGCCCTTTCAGTGGGGTGGGAAGCTGCTTTGCTGCAAAAGTCCTTGGCACAAGTCCTTGCTGTTGTCAGCTGTGAAAAGTTGGGGATGGGCCGTGGCATGTTCCCCCGCAGTCACATGTGCAGAGTACCTGCTTGTGCGTTCCTAGATCATGTAGTAGTacctacatttttttcctgcaaggaATGAAGGTGAACTACCGTGAGGCTTAATTTTGGGACAGAGAGGTCTCCTGCAGGGTGCAGGGAAGAATACCTCCCCAGGATCTTCCCCTGCTCAAgtttcttccccttttctctGCCAGGCACCACCTGCTCCTAAAGTGCTGGGCGTTGCTGAGCCACTTCCAATTAACCCTCCTGCTGCCAATGCTCCACAGTCCCAGCCACTGGCCCCTCAAGCAAGTCAaccacagccacagcctcccCCACCACAGCCTCCAGCCCCACCACCTCAGGCCATCAATCAAACACCTTTGCCTGCGCCCAGCAGCCTGCCCCAGGAAGGGACAAGTGAAGATGGCCGGAGAGATCTGACTCCCAACTCTTTGGGGAACAATAGCAGCAACAACCAGCCTGGAAGTAACCATCCCAATACGCCCACTGCATCTGCCAGCACCATGCAGCCTGGGCAAGTGGACTCCTCCGGCacacccagctccagcctccttGGAGAGGGCCCAGGGATGCCGGGGAATGGGCAGGCAGGCCTGGGCCCCAGGAACACCATGAACTCAGAAGGGCTCTcaaaggagcagctggagcaccGAGAGCGCTCTCTGCAGACCCTGAGGGACATTGAGCGCCTGCTGCTGCGCAGCGGCGAGGCTGAGCCCTTCCTCAAGTCCAGCCAAAATGCGGCCGAGGGGGGCACTGCCCCTCAGCCAcaggctgcccctgcccagccccctgCGGCCCCTGCCAGCATGAAGAAGTATGAAGAGCCTCTGCAGTCCATGATCTCCCAGACCCAGAGCCTTGGTGGGCCCAGCCTGGAACATGAGGTGCCCCACCACCCTGGCGCTGACATGGGACAGCAGATGAACATGATGATGCAGCGACTGAACCAGGACAGCCTGACACCAGAGCAAGTGGCCTGGAGGAAGTTGCAGGAAGAGTACTACGAGGAAAAGCGACGGAAAGAGGAGCAGATCAGCATCCATGGTCGGCCCATGCAGGAGATCATGATCCCTCAGTCAATGGGGAGCATGATGATGCGTGGGCCTCCACCACCCTACCACAGCAAGCCTGGAGAGCAGTGGCCACCAGGGATGGGCAGCCAGCTGCGGGGACCCATAGATGTGCAGGACCCTCTGCAGCTGCGGGGAGGGCCACCCTTCCCTGGCCCACGGTTCCCTGGGAATCAAATGCAGAGGGTCTCTGGCTTTGGAGGGATGCAGAACATGCCCTTGGATGCTCTTGGGCCCATGAATGCCATGCAGAGGCCAGTCAGGCCTGGCATGGGATGGAGCGATGATATGTCTCCTATGGGAGGCCCTGGGAACTTTCCACAAGGCACCTTGCCCTACCCACCAGGGCAAGGAGACCCAGAAAGGTTTATGAATCCCCGTGCCAGAGAGGAGATCCTGCGGCATCAGCTCATGGAGAAACGCCCAGTGGCAATGCAGAGGCCCATGGGGATATCCAGCAACTCCATGAGCCAGGGCATGGAAATGGAGAGGATGATGCAGGCTCACAGGCAGATGGATCCATCCATGTTTGCTGGGCAGATAACGGGTGAGACCCTGAGCAGTGCCCCAATGGGAATGGATTTTGCAGGCACTCGGGGGATGCTGAGCCCCCCtatgagtcagtcaggccttcGGGACATGGACACACCCATGGGCCCTGGCAACCTCAACATGAACATGAATGTCAATATGAACATGAACATGAACCTCAATGTCCagatgaccccacagcagcagatgaTGATGTCCCAGAAGATGAGGGGCCCTGAAATGATGCCCCACCAGGGCATGAACCCTGAGGAGCTGGCCAGGGTTAGGGCTCAGAATGGCAATGGCAGTGCAATACTAACGGGACCCCAGAAAATGATGATTCCCTCACAGTTCCCCAACCAAGGACAGCAAGGCTTCTCGACAGGGCAAGGGTCTTATCCCAGCCTGCCCCAGGAGATGGGCAGTGGCTCAGACATGttcagccctgagcagggcacCATGCCTGTTGGGAACATCGGTGGCACCACCAGACTCAGCCACATTCCTCTGCCTCCAGCCTCCAATCCCACTCCCACAGCAGGGGGAAACCTGGCCAACATGCACCCAGCACCTTCCCGGGGGCTGGGCCGCCGGCCCTCTGACCTCACCATCAACATCAACCAGATGAATTCCCCCAGTATGGGCCACCTCAAGTCTCCCACTCTTAGCCAGGTGCATTCGCCACTGGTCACCTCCCCATCTGCCAGTCTCAAGTCCCCACAGACACCCTCGCAGATGATCAACATGCCACCTTCAAACCAGTCTGGACCCCTCAAGTCCCCCCAAGTGATGAGTTCCTCTCTCAACGTCCGCTCTCCAACTGGCTCACCAAGCCGCCTGAAGTCCCCTTCTATGGCTGTTTCTTCCCCTGGTTGGGTGCCGTCTCCCAAAGCCACCATGCCCAGCCCAGGAGTCAACCAGAGCAAGCAGACTCTCACTATGAACTCATCTGCTTCCATCGGAGCACTGGAGCAGGGTATGCTGGGTGTCTTGTGTGCGAGTGCATGTCTGTGCTTAGTTTTGATGAGTGTGTGGACAGGGTTTCTCCAGCCCACAagctctctctgcagcaggaagaCACGTGTTCCTGTGCCTGGCCCCGCATCTCACAGAGCAAGTATGTTTTCCCAGGAGTCCAAACAGGGCCATTTCAGGTAGATCTGTGACACATACAGCAAAcgctgtgtctgtgctgggcAGTCAGGGGCACGTTTCAGTGGAAGTCTGTCACTGCTCTGGAGCAGGATGTCTGCATGAGCCTTCTCAGAGTCCAGagagtgctgtgctgtgccagctctgtgctttGCAGCCTCCTCTGGCCACTGCTGTCAGAAGAAGAGGACAGGGTTGCTATCTGGTGGGAGTAAGCCATTGCATGTGAACAATATTAAGCTGATCTCGCTCTTACTTGCAGGTTCTCTCCCTTCTGGGCCTCGGAGCAGCTCTTCCGCACCAGCCAGCAACACCTCTAGCACCATGAATCCGAACATGCCTTTTACTTCCTCTCCAGATCCATCCCCTTCCCAGAACCCCCTCTCACTGATGATGTCCCAGATGTCCAAGTACGCCATGCCCAGCTCCACACCACTTTACCACAATGCCATCAAAACCATCGCCACCTCTGATGATGAGCTGCTGCCAGACAGGCCCATGCTCCCACCTGGAAGTATGTCAGGTATCTACTTCTGGAGGTGGGCTTGCAAGGGGTCAGACTGTCTTGCTGCTGCCAGTGGACCTGAGGCAGCAGGTGGAGAAAGTATTAGGAACTCTGATCTCCCCATGACTGCCATGTCACATAGCTTAAATTTCCCCTTGTTTGTAACAGTCTGTgcacatccctgccctctgcccagGCTGTCCATCAGCTTTTGGCTTAGGTGGAAGGACATGAGCTGGTCTGGCTTGAGAAGTCCTTCTTCCACAAGACCTGGAAGTTTTTTACCTTTACCCATGGAGATGTATTGGGCCCGAGTATTCGTGGCTCCTGGAGTTTTCTCAGGTCCATGACTTGCAGGCGGAGGTCCCCTGCTTAGAGCCCTTGTGTTCCTGTGCAGTGGGACAGGGGTGCTCTGAATGGGGCTTGGGAGTCTGGTGTTTTGAGTGGAGCCCaagtgcctgcacaggcaaggCTGTGTTGTAGCACAGTTGTGATTTCAGTAGGCCAGATACGCTCCACtaactggtggcactggtgaggACATCTAGGCAAATGAGTGTATTTTGTCACGTGGTGACCAGCACAAAGGGGAATTCCAACATGCTCTACCACTTGATTTAGAGGTCTAAAGCTGtctgataaatatttttgtcagttttgaaaatgaaaaatcaactTTTTGACTCTTTCACCATTGAGCAGTCACTTGGGTTGACCGCAGGCATGCAAATGCATtggctgcctctgcaggcactgatggctgctctgcttttctgaTGGGCACAGACTTTCCCGCCCAGACAGcacctgtgctgggctgctgactcttctgcttttttcctcctcagcacCCGAGGTTGTGTGGTCACTGGAGCTTGCTGGGTGGCAAACCCTGTGGCAGGCAGGGGTGAAGGGTCACTCCTTGCTACCTCTCAGGTAGCTGAGAGCCCTGATGAGACCATGtaaggcacacacagagctagTCAGGGCTCTAAAATCAGGGGAATGTAAGAAATTACAAATCTAGCATGGGACTGGATGaagctggaagagacctctggTGCTTGTGGGCTTGGGGAACTGGAGTTGGAGACACTTTTTCCTGATGTTGGTGCTTTGTAAGCCCATCTTGGAGCTGTTTTCTGGGCATCATGCTCCATGCTCAGGGCATTCTGAACAGGACTGCTTGGCAGGCTCTCAGCATGTAGATTTTACAGCCCTGAAAGGTCTGTAGGAAGGGTTaactcttctctctttttcctgtcctTAGGCGTGACGGGGAATCAGCCAAATCAACTGCACTTGAACTCTGTGGGGCCTGGATCCTCTCAGAGCCCCATGGGAATGAACCTGCCTGGTCAGCAGCCCCTTTCCCACGAACCACCCCCCACCTCCATGATGTCCTCCCCAAACCCTCTGGGCTCCAACATTCCTATGCATCCAAGTGGGCCAGGGGCGGGCGTGCCCCCCCAGAACCCCATGATGCTGCCCCCGGGTCCCCAGGACTCATTGAACCAGCAGTGTGGCCCTGTGCCCAACAGTTCACAGATGATTCCTTCCAACCAGCTCGTGTTCCCCCGCATGCAGCAGCCCCACAATGCCATGCCATCTCCTGCCGGAGGCATGCCCATGGCCCCCAGTGCAGGAGGTGGccctgggatgcagcagcatTACCCGCCAGGGATGCCCTTGCCGCCCGAGGAccttccctcccagcagcctggccagATGCCCCCTCAGCAGCACATGATGGGCAAGAACATCCCTCCTCGGATTGGTGACCCCTACCCACCCGTGCTTCCTGGGGTGGCGTCGGTGCTGAACGACCCCGAGCTCAGTGAGGTCATCCGCCCCACGCCCACGGGGATCCCGGAGTTTGACCTGTCCAGGATCATCCCGTCAGAGAAGCCAAGCAGCACCTTGCAGTATTTCCCCAAGAGCGACAGCCAGGCACCCAAATCTCAGCCTTCCAACCTCCACCTCATGAACCTGCAGAACATGATGGCTGAGCAGCCCCCCGTGCGTCCAGGTATGAATGCTCCCagcctccccgggcagcagggcgTGCAGAGGGGACTCAGCATGCCCATGTGCCATCCTGGACAAGTGCCCATGCTGGGCAGGACAGGCATACCGCCCCAGCAAGGCATGATGGGCAATAGCATGCACCAGGGCATGATGTCTCCGCAGCAGAGCCTGATGGCCCAGCAGAATTTCATGCTGATGCAGGCCAAGCAGAGAAGCATGTCCGTGTCGGGGGAGATGTATGCCCAGACAGGACATATGATGTCACCTCAGGGCTCTCTCATGGGGCCCCCGCCTCAGCAGAACCTCATGGTCACACACCAGATGAGGCAGAGGAGTGTCTCCCTGGACAGCCAGATGAGTTATCTCCCCGGGCCTGGGAACATGGCGAACTTGCCTTTTTAACCCTGACTGGCgctcagggctggggtgggatggggctgcgcctacaaacatttttaaacctTTCTCTGGGGGCGGGTTGGGGGCCAATGCCAGTGGAGGACACCACGTGGGATGCTTTTCATATCGGATTTGCCTCTACACAGCAAACCAGATGTGCAGTAAACTTGATGTGAAttgggtttctttttcctttcttttttggggaaggggagggtgAAGAggctgggagtggggctgtTAATTTGAACCCTGCGTGGTGACCAGGGACATCCAGACCTTGTGGCAGTTTGTAAAGTTTTCACTTATGGTTTTCCTCCGTCAAGTGTTTTTCTtgcccttttttcctctctcttttttttgtcCTTCCTTTTTAAGCAACCAAAATGTGCAAGAGGGTTTTTGGAACTAGCTGTAAATAGGTCGCTGGGAAAGGCAAAATTTGTGCTGGTTTTTAATTGTCctgtatttctgtgttttaatagAAGCCtcaaaacatgttttaaaaaacagaaagaaaaaaacatgctCAAGGCAACAGTGTACAAGGATTGAAATCTCTCTgtgggggaggcaggaggatCCCCAGGGTGCACAGGGTGTTGAGAGATCCCATTGTAGAGTGACTCTGTCAGACCTGTGTTGTTCACGAATCTGAATGGTTTTGCATGTGTGTGGAGAGGGGGTGGTGCAGTGTCATGCAGCTCTCAGGTCCCGTGGATACATGGATACTATGTCGAGTACACAAACATAACCACTCACCAAGGGCCATTGGGCCAGGGGGAGCTGATAGCCCCAGTGAAATGCTGCTGGAGTGGTGCTCATCTGGCAGGGCAGAGGCCACAGTTTTACAGGATGCAGCTGTTGCTGctctctggagaagctgctgtgtCTGGGATGGGAAGGATGCCGGCCCTTCAGCTGGAGAAGCATCAAGAATCTGGGCTTCGCAGATGGTAACGTGCTGGACCTGAAGGTCTTGACCAGCTCTGTCACCTCTACTCCCTTCTCTGCCCTTCATGCTGTGTCCCCTGTAGGCAAGGTGTTGTGGTGGGTAGGGACAGATGGGCTTTGAGGTGAGTGGGGTGATGCATTCCAGTGCTTCCAGGAGAGGCTAGCTGGGAACCCTGATCTTCTGCAGCCTTCCTACACCAGTCCATTACCCATCCATTACCCTTCACCACTGTGTCCTGCTTCCCAGCCACTGAATGCTTTCCCAGGTTTTCCTTGTGCTTGTCAGTCCTTCATCTGTAGAGTTTTGCAGGCAGTCTTCACTCCATGGTAACCTGAGCTactggcagcagccctgccctgtggcacAGGAGAGGTCCAGCTCTTGAAGAGGGCCTGGCCTTGAGGGCAATACTCTACCTCAGCATTCAGTGTCAGCAGCATGGTCATCCTGTGCTTCAGACAGAAGAGGCCACAGTCGAGTTGCAATCTCTCTTTCCTAGGCTGGCAAAAGCATGCCATTTGGACAACTCTGGCTTTTCTGGATGCACTCCACCTTCTCCATCCAGTACTCCATAAGGTCTTCCTGCATGCAGCCCTGATGGTCTTTCCCATGTTTTTTCACAGAGGGGAATGTGTCATGATGCACGCACATTTCTGCACACATCACAGTATCTCTGGACCTCTGTGAGGACTTGCAATTCCAGCATCCAGTGGTGAACCTGGGGCACACAATTGCTGGAGGAACACTGCTTGGAGGATTAtctctgcagagccaggcttAACACACTACCTCTCTTATAACAGAGCTCACCTTTCCCAACTTGCTGTTGCCAGGAGGAGAGGGCTTTGGAAAGGGAGATTGCCAAGTAGTGAGTGAACAGCAACACTTTTTATCAAGTTGCAAGCTATTTGGAAAGGCTGGTGGGTGCTGAAATATCGGCCCAGCAGTTGTCTTGATCCAGTCTGTGAGAAGATGGAATCATAAAGTCCAGTTAGGAATACATTGAAGCTTTGTGGCTTTTTGTAGTGCTAGGTGAGAAGCACGGGTTTGGATCTGAGGAAGGATCTTGCTCTAGTCTCCTGCTTTGTAGGAGTTTGTTGTATACCATGTGAGAAAGTAACATTTTTTGAAGTGGTGAAACAGGAACAATCATGAGAAGTTCTCCTTCCTGCTGAGGCAGTTGGAGCAGAAGAATAATTAGAAGATCAGGCTTTGGACCTGACATGTTAGCTGGTTGGATTCTTGATCTTTCAGTGTGTGTTTCATGCGGGAGGATGTGGCTCAAACAGATGTAGCTCTTTCTAAGCTTGACTTGCCTGAAAGGCTGTAGCTTCTCTTGGCTGCTCTTCAGGCTGTTGGCTGCTGGTAGCTTCTTGTAAACATCCAAATACCAATTACAGTCCCAAACTTTGCTCATCACCTACCAGCAAGTCTTGGCTAATTTGAAGCCATAACATTTTCTCTATggaagtttttttgtttgcctgtAGATAGCTGTTGTTTTAGCCTGGTTGAGATCTCCATGTGTTTGTACTTTCCCTGTTGTCCCTTTTGCCCAGCCCGACACAGAAGTTGCCTGGGGCTTGCAGTCCTCACTGTGTCAGCAGCGCCTTGTCCTTGTAtcagcaggagcctgcaggctTGTGGCACACGCTGTGCCGCGCTCAGAAGACTAGTGCTGAGTGCTCACAGGGACATGGTAGTGTGATGCTACTTCTGCCTGGCAACAGGAGGAAGACCTGTCCTTCAGTGACCAATAAGCCGTTTGACTCAGCAGCCCTGGATACAGAAGGGAAATCCCGATGCTAGGTCAGAGCTGAGGACTCTGGAGCAGCAGTTGGTACTCTTCTGCAAAATCTCACTACCCTGGAGCCAGCCCTAGCCCTACCACTGTGATGGCTGAACAATGGAGAGAAGAAATGCTGCCTaacacccctgtgccctgagggCTGCTCCCAACCATGTCTGTGATCAGCAATGTGGCAGGAGTTCCTTTGGAGGCTCAGTGACAGCCAGTCCTTGTTAGACCTGGGCAAGGTTTGCCATCAGCTGGTTGCCCACTACCGTGACCTGTGTCTAGTCTTGTGTCTTGTAGTTTATTGCTCGGCTCCTCACCTTGAGTTCTGTGTACTGACTCCACCTAATCACAGTAGAAGGTTTGCCCATCTTTTAGCCATGACTTTGCCATGTTTTTCCAGCTCCAAAAAAGCGAATGCTGGGAAACAGCATCTTTCAGTATGTTGGATAATCACACACCTGGAATTAGCTTTCACATTGAGGTAAAGTTGACTGACCTGTTCTCTGTCATCCCATGGAGAAACTTCCCCAGTCATTTTGTAccattatataaatatatatatataaatataaatatataaatacaatATGTGAAGACATCTTATTGGTTTTTATTTGAAACAATTTTTAGGCTTGTTTTTGGGTATCTGTGCTGCCTGTAATGTATTGACCTGTTTTATAGGtgcctttttattaaaaagacaaatttcAAGACCTGACCCTGTGCCTGTATTTTTCCACATGATTTTCCACagatctgcagcacagacagagagtGTAAGAGGTGCTGGAAGGTTTGCGTGGGTATCGGGGGAGCCCCTTCTCTGCTGCACTCCCAGGCACACGTTCATTCATGCGTTCCCTTACTTGCACTCACCCATGCATGCTCCACTGCCTGCCACGGCCCTGTGATCACTGTGTGTGTGTAGCAGGATGCTCTGCTGGAaccccagctctgtctcctggGAGACTTGGTTGCCCtgcaggaaatgcagagcaGTGTGCTCTTGTGAGGGTCTTCATGTTCCCATCTTTGGGGCTGCCTTCATCAGAGATCAGGGCTTCCTCTGGTTTGTCTGCTGGAGCCTTGTTCTCAGAGCACAGTCCGGGCTGGAGgtgcagaggctgtgctggggagggtgCTGACATCGCCATCCCACGCATCATCTCTGCTTTCTGCAGGAGCCACCTTGGAGCTCCCCTTGGCTCAGTCCCCCTTCCCGGTGGCCTGGGTGGGCAGAGTGCATCTGCCTCGCTTGGCAGCCatggcacagggctgagcagagtTACACTGGGCAGGATGAAGGtctgcccaagggctgcaggggtggCTTTGGCAGTGTGAGTTCTTAGCAGGGAAGCCCACTCTGGGGAAAGGTGTTGTGACAGCCATGCAAAGCTTGAGGAGATAGCAA
This genomic window from Passer domesticus isolate bPasDom1 chromosome 23, bPasDom1.hap1, whole genome shotgun sequence contains:
- the BCL9L gene encoding B-cell CLL/lymphoma 9-like protein isoform X1, giving the protein MHPDNKLPSHGKAGSSSALAQHHNVSQAPTCNLGSKGVGAGSHGSKATQISPGNSGLKNSQNTVPNFSSLKGKVKRERSISVDSGEQREASTPSQDTESKGEVAPRSKRRCVLERKQPYSGDEWCSGPDSEEDDKPISSAHSCHVADPAMSTAPQLGPGSNPLPNLSDSSASGVPHGAGPGLRPEAAGGGGGGTGKQPSQFVYVFTTHLANTAAEAVLQGRADSILAYHQQNVPRAKLDQAPPAPKVLGVAEPLPINPPAANAPQSQPLAPQASQPQPQPPPPQPPAPPPQAINQTPLPAPSSLPQEGTSEDGRRDLTPNSLGNNSSNNQPGSNHPNTPTASASTMQPGQVDSSGTPSSSLLGEGPGMPGNGQAGLGPRNTMNSEGLSKEQLEHRERSLQTLRDIERLLLRSGEAEPFLKSSQNAAEGGTAPQPQAAPAQPPAAPASMKKYEEPLQSMISQTQSLGGPSLEHEVPHHPGADMGQQMNMMMQRLNQDSLTPEQVAWRKLQEEYYEEKRRKEEQISIHGRPMQEIMIPQSMGSMMMRGPPPPYHSKPGEQWPPGMGSQLRGPIDVQDPLQLRGGPPFPGPRFPGNQMQRVSGFGGMQNMPLDALGPMNAMQRPVRPGMGWSDDMSPMGGPGNFPQGTLPYPPGQGDPERFMNPRAREEILRHQLMEKRPVAMQRPMGISSNSMSQGMEMERMMQAHRQMDPSMFAGQITGETLSSAPMGMDFAGTRGMLSPPMSQSGLRDMDTPMGPGNLNMNMNVNMNMNMNLNVQMTPQQQMMMSQKMRGPEMMPHQGMNPEELARVRAQNGNGSAILTGPQKMMIPSQFPNQGQQGFSTGQGSYPSLPQEMGSGSDMFSPEQGTMPVGNIGGTTRLSHIPLPPASNPTPTAGGNLANMHPAPSRGLGRRPSDLTININQMNSPSMGHLKSPTLSQVHSPLVTSPSASLKSPQTPSQMINMPPSNQSGPLKSPQVMSSSLNVRSPTGSPSRLKSPSMAVSSPGWVPSPKATMPSPGVNQSKQTLTMNSSASIGALEQGSLPSGPRSSSSAPASNTSSTMNPNMPFTSSPDPSPSQNPLSLMMSQMSKYAMPSSTPLYHNAIKTIATSDDELLPDRPMLPPGSMSGVTGNQPNQLHLNSVGPGSSQSPMGMNLPGQQPLSHEPPPTSMMSSPNPLGSNIPMHPSGPGAGVPPQNPMMLPPGPQDSLNQQCGPVPNSSQMIPSNQLVFPRMQQPHNAMPSPAGGMPMAPSAGGGPGMQQHYPPGMPLPPEDLPSQQPGQMPPQQHMMGKNIPPRIGDPYPPVLPGVASVLNDPELSEVIRPTPTGIPEFDLSRIIPSEKPSSTLQYFPKSDSQAPKSQPSNLHLMNLQNMMAEQPPVRPGMNAPSLPGQQGVQRGLSMPMCHPGQVPMLGRTGIPPQQGMMGNSMHQGMMSPQQSLMAQQNFMLMQAKQRSMSVSGEMYAQTGHMMSPQGSLMGPPPQQNLMVTHQMRQRSVSLDSQMSYLPGPGNMANLPF
- the BCL9L gene encoding B-cell CLL/lymphoma 9-like protein isoform X2 is translated as MHPDNKLPSHGKAGSSSALAQHHNVSQAPTCNLGSKGVGAGSHGSKATQISPGNSGLKNSQNTVPNFSSLKGKVKRERSISVDSGEQREASTPSQDTESKGEVAPRSKRRCVLERKQPYSGDEWCSGPDSEEDDKPISSAHSCHVADPAMSTAPQLGPGSNPLPNLSDSSASGVPHGAGPGLRPEAAGGGGGGTGKQPSQFVYVFTTHLANTAAEAVLQGRADSILAYHQQNVPRAKLDQAPPAPKVLGVAEPLPINPPAANAPQSQPLAPQASQPQPQPPPPQPPAPPPQAINQTPLPAPSSLPQEGTSEDGRRDLTPNSLGNNSSNNQPGSNHPNTPTASASTMQPGQVDSSGTPSSSLLGEGPGMPGNGQAGLGPRNTMNSEGLSKEQLEHRERSLQTLRDIERLLLRSGEAEPFLKSSQNAAEGGTAPQPQAAPAQPPAAPASMKKYEEPLQSMISQTQSLGGPSLEHEVPHHPGADMGQQMNMMMQRLNQDSLTPEQVAWRKLQEEYYEEKRRKEEQISIHGRPMQEIMIPQSMGSMMMRGPPPPYHSKPGEQWPPGMGSQLRGPIDVQDPLQLRGGPPFPGPRFPGNQMQRVSGFGGMQNMPLDALGPMNAMQRPVRPGMGWSDDMSPMGGPGNFPQGTLPYPPGQGDPERFMNPRAREEILRHQLMEKRPVAMQRPMGISSNSMSQGMEMERMMQAHRQMDPSMFAGQITGETLSSAPMGMDFAGTRGMLSPPMSQSGLRDMDTPMGPGNLNMNMNVNMNMNMNLNVQMTPQQQMMMSQKMRGPEMMPHQGMNPEELARVRAQNGNGSAILTGPQKMMIPSQFPNQGQQGFSTGQGSYPSLPQEMGSGSDMFSPEQGTMPVGNIGGTTRLSHIPLPPASNPTPTAGGNLANMHPAPSRGLGRRPSDLTININQMNSPSMGHLKSPTLSQVHSPLVTSPSASLKSPQTPSQMINMPPSNQSGPLKSPQVMSSSLNVRSPTGSPSRLKSPSMAVSSPGWVPSPKATMPSPGVNQSKQTLTMNSSASIGALEQGSLPSGPRSSSSAPASNTSSTMNPNMPFTSSPDPSPSQNPLSLMMSQMSKYAMPSSTPLYHNAIKTIATSDDELLPDRPMLPPGSVTGNQPNQLHLNSVGPGSSQSPMGMNLPGQQPLSHEPPPTSMMSSPNPLGSNIPMHPSGPGAGVPPQNPMMLPPGPQDSLNQQCGPVPNSSQMIPSNQLVFPRMQQPHNAMPSPAGGMPMAPSAGGGPGMQQHYPPGMPLPPEDLPSQQPGQMPPQQHMMGKNIPPRIGDPYPPVLPGVASVLNDPELSEVIRPTPTGIPEFDLSRIIPSEKPSSTLQYFPKSDSQAPKSQPSNLHLMNLQNMMAEQPPVRPGMNAPSLPGQQGVQRGLSMPMCHPGQVPMLGRTGIPPQQGMMGNSMHQGMMSPQQSLMAQQNFMLMQAKQRSMSVSGEMYAQTGHMMSPQGSLMGPPPQQNLMVTHQMRQRSVSLDSQMSYLPGPGNMANLPF